One Longimicrobiales bacterium DNA window includes the following coding sequences:
- a CDS encoding class I SAM-dependent methyltransferase, translated as MDFENTYQDERRAAAYDELGLGGTYQLAFRDVPEMLAKHVSGTRAVDFGCGTGRSTRFLRGLGFQTVGVDIAQEMVNVARGHDPDGDYRVIEDGDFDGLPQHGFDLVLCSFPFDNIPGHDRKVGLFEGLRGLLAPKGRILNIVSTAEIYTNEWVSFTTSDYPENRGARCGDVVLIRTTEYSDGRPVEDIFWPHEDYLRVYEDAGLRCIHRARPLASGEDGIDWKSETEIPPWSLYVLGAMER; from the coding sequence ATGGACTTCGAGAACACCTACCAAGATGAGCGGCGCGCGGCTGCATACGACGAGCTCGGCTTGGGAGGCACGTACCAATTGGCGTTTCGGGATGTACCCGAGATGTTGGCCAAACATGTCTCCGGAACGAGGGCGGTCGACTTCGGATGCGGGACCGGCCGCTCCACTCGTTTTCTGCGCGGACTGGGCTTCCAAACCGTCGGCGTGGATATCGCACAAGAGATGGTCAATGTGGCCCGCGGCCACGACCCTGATGGAGACTACCGCGTCATCGAGGACGGAGACTTCGACGGCCTACCCCAGCACGGTTTCGACCTCGTCCTGTGCTCGTTCCCCTTCGACAACATCCCCGGACATGACCGAAAAGTCGGGCTCTTCGAAGGATTGCGAGGGCTATTGGCTCCAAAAGGGCGCATCTTGAACATCGTCTCCACCGCGGAGATCTATACGAACGAATGGGTCTCGTTCACGACGAGTGATTACCCGGAGAACCGGGGCGCTCGCTGTGGTGATGTCGTACTCATCCGCACGACGGAGTATTCGGACGGCCGGCCGGTCGAGGATATTTTCTGGCCCCACGAGGATTACCTGCGCGTTTACGAGGACGCCGGCCTCAGGTGCATCCATCGTGCACGTCCGCTCGCATCGGGCGAGGACGGCATCGACTGGAAGAGTGAGACCGAGATCCCGCCCTGGTCGCTGTATGTTCTGGGAGCGATGGAGCGTTAG
- a CDS encoding beta-ketoacyl-[acyl-carrier-protein] synthase family protein has product MSPRDVVITGMGFVTPHGDNADTVFERVFAGESVIRRVRSGREQLAGDVLLGIADWHPHEDVMPIQKVVMDPVAQMATVAARRALTQAGLLDEERILGNAGIYMGCGVGGAETNEQAYLAYHTSDVRRAKPTIVPRIMPSAATAHISMGFGIRGPSHTYSAACASSAAALGEAFRAVRDGYLDCALAGGAEAMLAGGVVIAWEALGVLAKEHPDGPQASVRPFDEARTGFALAEGAGVLILETREHARARGATSLGEIVGYGASSDAHNLTQPHPDGQAQCISAALSDAGLPPEAIGHINAHATGTQVGDKVEIDAIKKVFGSHAYRIPISATKSMHGHLVGAAGAVELGLTLIGLARGRVPPTANLTNPDAACDLDCVPLEGRSVPGLEYALSNSFAFGGSNVSLVVRRA; this is encoded by the coding sequence GTGTCGCCGCGCGACGTCGTCATCACAGGCATGGGTTTCGTCACCCCCCACGGCGACAACGCCGACACTGTCTTCGAGCGTGTCTTCGCCGGGGAATCGGTCATACGCCGAGTCCGATCCGGCCGGGAACAACTGGCCGGCGACGTCCTGCTGGGCATAGCCGACTGGCACCCCCATGAAGACGTCATGCCCATCCAGAAAGTGGTGATGGACCCGGTGGCACAGATGGCCACAGTAGCTGCCCGGCGGGCGCTGACCCAGGCCGGCCTCTTAGACGAGGAACGGATCCTGGGCAATGCCGGCATCTACATGGGATGTGGGGTCGGAGGGGCGGAGACGAATGAGCAGGCATACCTGGCCTACCACACTTCGGACGTTCGCCGAGCCAAACCCACCATCGTGCCACGCATCATGCCCAGCGCAGCGACTGCTCACATTTCCATGGGCTTCGGGATCCGTGGGCCGTCCCACACCTACTCCGCAGCGTGCGCCTCTTCGGCCGCGGCGTTGGGTGAAGCCTTCCGTGCGGTGCGCGATGGGTACCTAGACTGTGCTCTGGCCGGCGGAGCAGAGGCTATGCTCGCCGGGGGGGTTGTCATAGCCTGGGAGGCACTGGGGGTCCTCGCGAAAGAGCACCCCGACGGGCCCCAAGCCTCCGTCCGCCCTTTCGATGAGGCGAGGACCGGCTTCGCCTTGGCGGAGGGCGCGGGGGTTCTCATCTTGGAGACGCGCGAACATGCACGTGCTCGGGGTGCGACTTCTTTGGGGGAGATCGTGGGCTATGGTGCCAGTAGCGATGCACACAACCTGACCCAACCCCATCCGGACGGTCAGGCACAGTGCATCAGCGCCGCCCTGTCGGATGCCGGTCTCCCGCCGGAGGCCATCGGGCACATCAACGCGCATGCCACAGGTACACAGGTCGGGGACAAGGTGGAGATCGACGCAATCAAAAAGGTCTTCGGGAGCCACGCATATCGCATCCCAATCAGCGCCACCAAGTCCATGCATGGCCACCTTGTAGGCGCAGCGGGCGCGGTAGAGTTAGGGCTAACACTCATCGGGCTAGCCCGTGGGCGGGTCCCTCCTACCGCGAACCTGACCAATCCAGATGCGGCCTGCGATCTGGACTGCGTGCCGTTGGAGGGTCGTTCGGTGCCGGGACTCGAGTACGCACTCTCGAATTCCTTTGCTTTTGGCGGGTCGAACGTCAGCCTGGTGGTTCGGCGAGCGTGA
- a CDS encoding NAD(P)-dependent oxidoreductase — protein MSGPVLLTGGSGFLGSHIADRLAASGTEIRALVRPTSDVRHLSSLPGVELVLGAVDDVESLAAAVRGVRGIIHAAGLIKARRPDDFRRVNAQGTENLLEAVRIARPNLTRLVYISSLTAVGPSVDGRPRPIGASPAPVTAYGRSKLSAEESVRGASGDMPTAVVRPAVVHGPRDRETLAFFQAVKMGVLPLTGSPQSVLSMVYCTDCADACVRALDAEIESGRSFDLEDGRSETLETIVGHIETALDRRVRIRLPIPGSVLNLAALATEAFGFVARKPVMLTRDKVRELRAPHWVCDATAARSALGWMPQVLFSEGARRSASWYREAGWL, from the coding sequence ATGTCGGGTCCGGTCCTACTTACTGGGGGGTCAGGCTTTCTCGGGTCGCATATCGCGGACCGCCTTGCCGCGTCGGGGACCGAGATCAGGGCGTTGGTGCGCCCAACTAGCGACGTCCGACACCTGTCGAGCTTGCCCGGTGTGGAGCTCGTCCTGGGGGCGGTTGACGACGTGGAGTCCCTCGCCGCTGCGGTTCGGGGAGTGCGGGGGATCATCCACGCGGCGGGACTCATCAAGGCGAGACGTCCGGATGATTTCCGACGGGTCAACGCGCAGGGCACGGAGAATCTTCTAGAGGCAGTCCGAATCGCCCGCCCGAACCTGACCCGATTGGTATACATCTCCTCTCTGACGGCCGTGGGTCCCAGCGTAGACGGGCGCCCGCGGCCCATTGGAGCCTCCCCAGCGCCGGTCACGGCGTATGGGCGAAGCAAGCTGTCCGCAGAGGAGTCCGTGCGGGGTGCGTCGGGGGACATGCCGACGGCGGTGGTGCGCCCTGCCGTGGTGCACGGACCGCGGGACAGAGAGACGCTTGCGTTCTTCCAAGCTGTGAAGATGGGGGTCCTGCCACTCACGGGATCACCCCAGTCGGTGCTCAGCATGGTGTACTGCACGGACTGCGCTGATGCCTGCGTGAGGGCCTTGGATGCCGAGATTGAGAGCGGCCGGTCTTTTGACCTGGAGGACGGACGGTCCGAGACGCTCGAGACCATTGTGGGACACATTGAGACCGCGCTCGACAGGCGGGTCCGGATCCGGCTCCCCATTCCTGGCTCCGTCCTGAATCTCGCTGCTCTAGCCACGGAGGCCTTCGGCTTCGTAGCGCGAAAGCCGGTGATGCTTACCCGAGATAAGGTCCGGGAGCTACGAGCGCCGCACTGGGTTTGTGATGCGACCGCGGCCCGTTCTGCCCTGGGTTGGATGCCACAGGTGCTTTTCTCTGAGGGAGCTCGCCGATCCGCTTCCTGGTATCGAGAGGCCGGCTGGCTCTGA
- a CDS encoding acyl carrier protein: MVPFCHGLSVLNTYDFLHQLLVTEFGAKSSDITPESTLASIGLDSLSAVELIRELEEEYHIVISSEQATFDTLAEAVNIVDSLIQARQG, from the coding sequence TTGGTCCCATTTTGTCATGGTCTTTCTGTTTTGAACACGTACGACTTCCTCCATCAACTCCTGGTCACTGAATTCGGTGCTAAGTCTAGTGATATCACCCCCGAATCTACGCTGGCTTCGATAGGCCTAGACTCACTCTCCGCAGTCGAGTTGATCCGCGAATTGGAGGAGGAGTACCACATCGTGATCTCTAGCGAGCAGGCGACTTTCGACACGCTGGCTGAAGCGGTGAACATCGTGGACTCCCTCATCCAGGCTCGGCAGGGCTGA
- a CDS encoding beta-ketoacyl-[acyl-carrier-protein] synthase family protein yields MDRRRVFVSGLGLISPLGNDVSVAFDRLYAGDVAVGRVTSDSGMPGSDAIVAPAVYHVDGSVPRVKARLMARATQMAVLSAGTALEAAGLGSREEWAREAGVYIGSGLGGSEVLEEHYRRYFASRRSRAATIAMIMANGPACHVSMECGITGPSLSYSLACVSSAVALGEGFRAIRDGYLHTVVAGGAEAQLNEGTVGAWMGLGALASEHADGPEATCRPFDAGRTGMVLGEGAAVLILESEESLSARGGDALVEIVGFGMSSDAHNLTEPLEEGQVMAMRRALADATLDARDIGYVNAHATGTPAGDRVEWNAIKTTFGAHAETLPVSSSKGAHGHLVGATGAMEAVWTALALQRGRIPPTANLTHPDPDCPLDCVPLVGREVEGLRFALSNSFAFGGTNAALVFSRV; encoded by the coding sequence ATGGACCGGCGTAGGGTCTTCGTCTCGGGCCTGGGATTGATTTCGCCTCTGGGTAACGACGTTTCCGTCGCATTCGACCGCCTCTATGCGGGCGATGTCGCGGTGGGGAGAGTGACCTCTGATTCGGGTATGCCAGGGAGTGATGCGATCGTCGCGCCTGCTGTCTACCACGTGGACGGATCCGTACCCCGCGTGAAGGCGCGTCTTATGGCGCGGGCGACCCAGATGGCGGTTCTTTCTGCGGGTACGGCGCTGGAAGCTGCAGGACTCGGCTCGCGGGAAGAGTGGGCCAGAGAGGCGGGGGTCTATATCGGTTCCGGGCTTGGAGGATCCGAGGTTTTGGAGGAGCACTACCGGCGTTACTTCGCGTCCCGGCGCTCTCGGGCCGCCACGATCGCCATGATCATGGCCAACGGCCCGGCCTGTCATGTCTCGATGGAGTGCGGGATTACTGGCCCATCCCTGTCCTACTCGTTGGCGTGCGTCTCCTCCGCGGTGGCGCTGGGAGAGGGTTTTCGCGCCATCCGTGACGGATATCTGCATACCGTCGTAGCGGGGGGGGCCGAGGCGCAGCTCAACGAGGGGACGGTTGGTGCCTGGATGGGACTGGGTGCGCTAGCGTCGGAGCATGCTGACGGCCCCGAGGCCACCTGCCGCCCTTTCGACGCGGGGCGGACCGGCATGGTCCTGGGTGAAGGTGCCGCCGTGCTGATTCTGGAAAGCGAAGAGTCTCTCTCGGCACGTGGAGGGGATGCATTGGTGGAGATCGTGGGTTTCGGGATGTCCAGCGACGCCCACAACCTCACGGAGCCGCTGGAGGAGGGGCAGGTGATGGCCATGCGGCGCGCGCTGGCCGATGCCACGTTGGATGCTCGAGATATCGGATATGTCAACGCTCACGCTACCGGCACACCTGCTGGAGACCGTGTCGAGTGGAATGCGATAAAGACGACGTTCGGTGCGCATGCCGAGACTCTTCCGGTCAGTTCATCCAAGGGAGCGCACGGGCACCTCGTCGGCGCGACCGGCGCGATGGAGGCGGTTTGGACGGCCTTGGCGCTTCAGCGCGGACGGATTCCGCCGACTGCAAACCTCACGCATCCCGATCCCGACTGTCCGCTCGACTGCGTACCCCTCGTCGGTAGGGAAGTGGAAGGGCTACGTTTTGCGCTCTCCAATTCTTTCGCGTTCGGCGGAACGAATGCGGCGTTGGTGTTCTCCAGGGTATAG
- a CDS encoding aminotransferase class I/II-fold pyridoxal phosphate-dependent enzyme yields MSRDVWDKIRDFRLADEARAQGLYPYFRPFSVNEGPEAVVNGRRVIMFGSNNYLGLTTHPKVREAATDAIRRLGTSMTGSRFVNGSMQLHHELEERLAEFLGREAVLVFTTGYQVNLAVCSALLGQGDVALVDRGVHASIYDGARLAMANGARMVRFGHNSAQSLERHLSKSEDEAGVLALIDGVFSAEGEIAKLDEMVPVLKAQGARVMIDDAHGLGVVGAGGRGSAHHFGLEQEVDLIGGTFSKSLASVGGYLAGDRDVLDFIQHHAPSFMFAASGAPSCVAAAMAALEVMQEEEWRITKLRENYEYMTRELTALGFDVGPTDTAIVPIYIRDDARTLAVWRDLFEVHGIYTNPFVSISVRPGQQLIRTSYMATHERAHLDRGLEALAAVGKKHGIV; encoded by the coding sequence GTGAGCAGGGACGTGTGGGACAAGATCCGCGACTTCCGCCTGGCCGACGAAGCGCGTGCACAGGGGCTCTATCCCTATTTCAGGCCATTCTCTGTGAACGAGGGCCCCGAGGCCGTCGTAAATGGCCGCCGCGTTATCATGTTCGGGTCAAACAATTATCTCGGACTGACCACCCACCCGAAGGTCCGAGAAGCCGCCACGGACGCGATCCGGCGCTTGGGAACGAGCATGACGGGTTCGCGCTTCGTGAACGGTTCCATGCAGCTCCATCACGAACTCGAGGAGCGGCTCGCCGAATTCCTCGGTCGTGAGGCCGTGCTGGTCTTCACTACGGGCTACCAGGTGAATCTGGCCGTGTGTTCAGCGCTACTTGGCCAAGGTGATGTTGCGCTTGTCGACCGGGGCGTACACGCCTCGATCTACGACGGGGCGCGCTTGGCCATGGCGAACGGTGCGCGCATGGTGCGCTTCGGCCACAACTCCGCCCAGTCGTTGGAGCGGCATCTCTCAAAGAGCGAGGACGAAGCCGGCGTACTGGCTCTCATTGACGGGGTCTTCAGTGCAGAGGGGGAGATCGCCAAGCTCGACGAGATGGTGCCGGTCCTGAAAGCGCAGGGGGCCCGGGTGATGATCGACGACGCTCACGGTCTTGGTGTGGTCGGTGCGGGCGGTAGGGGCTCGGCCCACCACTTTGGTCTGGAACAGGAGGTGGACCTTATCGGTGGCACCTTCAGTAAGTCCCTGGCCAGCGTGGGCGGTTACCTGGCCGGGGATCGAGACGTTCTGGATTTCATCCAACATCACGCTCCGTCCTTCATGTTCGCGGCCAGTGGCGCACCTTCGTGCGTGGCTGCTGCCATGGCGGCGCTTGAGGTCATGCAGGAGGAGGAGTGGAGGATCACCAAGCTCCGCGAGAACTACGAATACATGACCCGTGAACTGACGGCGCTGGGTTTCGATGTCGGACCGACGGACACAGCCATCGTGCCTATTTATATTCGCGACGATGCCCGGACCCTGGCCGTCTGGAGAGACCTCTTCGAGGTGCATGGTATCTACACCAACCCTTTCGTCTCGATCAGCGTCCGTCCCGGGCAACAGTTGATCCGAACGAGCTATATGGCGACCCACGAGCGTGCGCACCTTGACCGAGGCCTCGAGGCCCTGGCGGCGGTGGGTAAGAAGCACGGCATCGTCTGA
- a CDS encoding PLP-dependent cysteine synthase family protein produces the protein MNYASSITDLIGNTPLLALDRMRPGGGARVFGKCEFMNPIAIKDRPVFHMIREAEGRGEIEPGATLIEATSGNTGMALAYIGRMRGYRVVLCMSEIQSAERRLTLKALGAEVHLTPAALGTKAAKAKAVELHAATPGSFYVGQHDNLDNRRAHVETTGPEIWRDTEGLIDVFVAPLGTGGTLGGVSEAIKPLKPALRVVGVEPEEAPFISEGRFAPHRMMGTAPGFVPGVLDRSLIDDIHLVSEADAFRTCREMARKEGVLVGISSGASVCVALRLAREPRHAGHVIVCILCDSGERYLSVDGLFRE, from the coding sequence ATGAACTACGCCTCATCCATCACAGACCTGATCGGCAACACGCCGCTCCTCGCGCTGGATCGCATGAGACCAGGCGGCGGGGCGCGTGTCTTCGGCAAGTGCGAGTTCATGAACCCGATCGCAATCAAGGACCGCCCGGTCTTCCACATGATCCGGGAGGCGGAGGGTCGTGGCGAGATCGAGCCGGGTGCCACGCTCATCGAGGCCACATCCGGAAACACGGGCATGGCACTCGCATACATCGGTCGCATGCGGGGATATCGTGTGGTCCTGTGCATGTCGGAAATCCAGAGCGCGGAGCGACGCCTCACGCTCAAGGCTCTGGGAGCCGAGGTGCACCTCACACCCGCAGCGCTCGGCACCAAGGCTGCAAAGGCGAAGGCGGTCGAGCTCCACGCCGCCACGCCTGGTTCGTTCTATGTGGGCCAGCACGACAACCTCGACAATCGCCGGGCCCACGTCGAAACGACCGGCCCCGAGATCTGGAGGGATACCGAAGGGCTCATTGATGTCTTCGTAGCTCCGCTCGGGACGGGGGGCACGCTGGGCGGCGTATCTGAGGCGATCAAGCCACTCAAGCCTGCCCTGCGCGTGGTTGGGGTCGAACCGGAGGAGGCACCGTTCATCTCCGAAGGACGCTTCGCGCCGCACCGCATGATGGGTACGGCGCCGGGCTTCGTGCCCGGCGTGCTCGACCGATCCCTAATCGACGACATCCACCTCGTGTCGGAAGCCGACGCGTTTCGAACGTGCCGTGAAATGGCTCGGAAGGAGGGAGTGCTGGTCGGCATCTCTTCCGGAGCCAGTGTGTGCGTCGCCCTTAGACTCGCACGCGAACCTCGCCATGCGGGGCACGTCATCGTGTGCATACTGTGCGACAGCGGAGAGCGGTATCTGAGCGTTGATGGACTCTTCCGGGAGTAG
- a CDS encoding phosphopantetheine-binding protein, translating to MRSEAQIIELLVEKYGVERDQVSPDAVMLDMGLDSLSVAELVFDIEDLFDIVLMEEDVDFSTFGDAVALVDRHLESKDP from the coding sequence GTGCGCTCGGAAGCCCAAATCATCGAACTCCTCGTGGAGAAGTACGGAGTGGAGAGGGACCAAGTCTCACCCGACGCCGTCATGTTAGATATGGGTCTCGATTCTCTCTCAGTGGCAGAGTTGGTCTTCGACATTGAGGACCTCTTCGACATCGTCCTGATGGAGGAAGACGTAGACTTCTCGACCTTCGGTGACGCGGTGGCACTTGTGGACCGGCACCTTGAGTCCAAGGACCCGTAA
- a CDS encoding efflux RND transporter permease subunit codes for MTDLDLQTERGPIAWMAKNPVAANLLMFMILLGGLLATLGLKQEVFPAFDLDLITVSVPYPGASPVDVEQGIILAVEDAVSAIEGVKRVTSVAREGSGSVSIELLLGADQDRVLADVTNLVNRITSFPGDVERPTIAAAGRRQPVISLILSGDQDLATLQSLAETVRGELLGLNGITQIDLSGTRPLEFSIEVPREELEAYGFTLDEIAQQIRQASVDLPGGEIETAGGEVLVRVVDRRRQAEGFENIVIRAEANGGELRVGDLATVKDGFRDTDQALFFNGQPAVQLVVSRVGNQTPTEIATTVKAYAEELALRLPEPINVSTWNDDSEVLRARIDLLIRNAALGLVLVLILLGLFLNHGLAGWVALGIPISFFGAFLAMLPVDLSINVITLFALIVTLGLVVDDAIVVGENIYSYRSRGMDRVQAAILGAREMAVPVTFSVLTTMVAFAPLLFVPGVTGKIFRLIPLVVIAVLFFSLIESFFILPAHLAHGREGQPGRFDKWFAPIDRAQNRVSGWLADFTERRYLPTLRQAVEARYVTVAIATALLMMTIGAVGAGFVPFNFFPPIPGDVVSASARLPYGTNIENTRRVQAELERGLQAAVEAAGGEDVVRGVISRLGSGSGGQSAAGGGSHLVSVEVALVPSGERDFDAVDFESWWRDALPPLPGVEVVKISGTSTQGPSAGSAVGVELSHVDNEKLAAASQLLATSLRDFPSLVNVDNSYTDGKPQLDFRLRDEARAWGLTSSDVARAIRSAFFGAEALREQRGRNEVRVMVRLPEEQRTSENDIEQLLVGLPQGGTVPLAYVADVARGRSPTEISREEGRRTVTVSAELAPGVASSRPAITALTRSVFPKLREQFPGLETRFSGQQQELNESLSSLGPMYLVAMLIMFSMIAIPFRSYMQPLVVMSAVPFGVVGAILGHLIMGFELSMVSAFGIIALSGIVVNDSLVLVDSVNRCRADGMGLVEAVMAGSARRVRPILLTSLTTFIGLAPMIVEQSSAARFLVPMAISLGFGALFVTVIALLVVPALYVIVEDLRAWASSPAVVREHSQVAAGAD; via the coding sequence ATGACGGACCTGGATTTGCAGACCGAGCGCGGCCCGATCGCATGGATGGCGAAGAACCCGGTCGCCGCCAACCTCTTGATGTTCATGATCCTGTTGGGTGGCCTGCTCGCCACCTTGGGTCTGAAGCAGGAAGTGTTCCCCGCCTTCGATCTGGACCTGATCACAGTTTCGGTACCGTACCCCGGCGCCAGCCCTGTTGACGTCGAGCAGGGAATCATCCTGGCCGTAGAAGATGCGGTTTCTGCCATAGAAGGGGTGAAGCGGGTCACCTCGGTGGCCCGGGAAGGCTCCGGATCCGTCTCGATCGAGCTCCTGCTTGGGGCGGACCAAGACCGGGTCCTAGCCGATGTCACCAACCTGGTGAACCGGATCACATCATTCCCCGGCGACGTTGAGCGGCCCACGATCGCCGCAGCGGGCCGGCGGCAGCCCGTAATCTCCCTGATCCTCTCCGGTGATCAGGACCTGGCCACCCTGCAGTCGTTAGCCGAGACGGTTAGAGGCGAACTACTGGGCCTGAACGGCATTACCCAGATCGACCTGTCGGGCACGCGCCCGCTGGAGTTCAGTATCGAGGTGCCTCGAGAGGAGCTCGAAGCCTACGGGTTCACGCTCGATGAAATCGCCCAACAGATCCGTCAGGCCTCGGTCGATCTGCCCGGCGGTGAAATCGAGACCGCGGGTGGCGAGGTCCTGGTCCGCGTCGTCGATCGTCGTCGTCAGGCCGAAGGCTTTGAAAACATCGTCATCCGGGCCGAGGCCAATGGCGGAGAGCTCAGGGTCGGTGACCTCGCCACGGTAAAGGACGGATTTCGTGACACCGACCAAGCGCTCTTCTTCAATGGCCAGCCGGCCGTACAACTCGTGGTCTCCCGCGTGGGCAATCAGACACCGACGGAGATCGCCACGACGGTAAAGGCATACGCTGAAGAGCTGGCGCTGAGACTCCCGGAACCGATCAACGTCTCGACCTGGAACGACGACTCTGAGGTGCTCAGGGCCCGCATCGATCTCCTTATTCGGAACGCCGCACTCGGACTGGTGCTCGTCCTGATCCTGCTTGGGCTCTTCCTCAACCACGGGCTGGCCGGATGGGTCGCTCTCGGCATCCCGATCTCATTCTTCGGCGCATTCCTAGCAATGCTGCCGGTCGATCTCTCCATCAACGTCATCACGCTGTTCGCGCTCATCGTGACGCTCGGGCTCGTCGTGGACGACGCGATCGTCGTGGGAGAGAACATCTACTCGTATCGATCTCGGGGAATGGACCGAGTACAGGCGGCCATCCTCGGGGCTCGGGAGATGGCGGTGCCCGTGACGTTCTCGGTGCTGACGACAATGGTGGCCTTCGCCCCGTTGCTCTTCGTCCCTGGCGTCACCGGAAAGATCTTCCGCCTGATTCCGCTGGTTGTAATCGCTGTGCTCTTCTTCTCGCTTATCGAGTCGTTCTTCATCTTGCCGGCTCACCTGGCACACGGCCGTGAGGGGCAGCCAGGACGCTTTGACAAGTGGTTCGCGCCGATCGACCGCGCACAGAATCGAGTCAGTGGCTGGCTCGCCGACTTCACCGAACGACGCTACTTGCCGACGCTGCGTCAGGCCGTCGAAGCGCGCTACGTGACCGTCGCCATCGCCACGGCGCTGCTCATGATGACGATCGGAGCTGTGGGCGCTGGTTTCGTACCCTTCAACTTCTTCCCGCCGATCCCGGGGGACGTGGTCAGTGCGAGCGCTCGCCTCCCCTATGGCACGAACATTGAGAATACGCGTCGGGTTCAGGCCGAATTGGAGCGAGGCCTCCAGGCTGCGGTGGAGGCGGCGGGAGGAGAGGACGTGGTCCGCGGAGTCATATCGCGTCTCGGTTCCGGATCTGGTGGTCAGAGCGCCGCGGGTGGCGGGAGTCATCTGGTTTCGGTGGAGGTCGCACTCGTCCCTTCGGGCGAACGCGATTTCGACGCCGTAGACTTCGAGTCCTGGTGGCGTGACGCGCTGCCGCCCCTCCCCGGCGTCGAGGTCGTAAAGATCAGCGGCACCTCCACGCAGGGACCCAGCGCTGGGTCCGCGGTTGGTGTCGAACTCAGTCACGTCGACAACGAGAAACTCGCGGCGGCTTCTCAGCTTCTCGCGACCAGTCTGCGTGACTTCCCCTCCCTGGTGAACGTCGACAACAGCTACACGGACGGGAAGCCACAGCTCGACTTCAGGCTGAGGGATGAAGCGCGGGCCTGGGGTTTGACCAGCTCGGACGTCGCTCGTGCCATCCGCTCGGCGTTCTTCGGGGCTGAAGCGTTGCGCGAACAGCGCGGTCGCAACGAGGTCCGGGTCATGGTGCGCCTTCCGGAAGAGCAGCGCACTTCGGAGAACGACATCGAACAGCTTCTGGTCGGACTCCCTCAGGGAGGGACCGTGCCACTCGCCTATGTGGCCGACGTCGCGCGCGGGCGGTCACCTACTGAGATATCTCGGGAGGAAGGTCGCCGAACTGTGACCGTGTCAGCTGAGCTGGCTCCGGGTGTCGCGTCTTCGCGCCCCGCGATCACAGCCCTTACCCGCAGTGTCTTCCCCAAGCTTCGAGAGCAATTCCCGGGACTGGAGACCCGTTTCTCAGGACAACAGCAGGAACTCAACGAGAGCCTGAGTTCTCTGGGCCCGATGTACCTGGTGGCCATGCTCATCATGTTCTCAATGATCGCCATTCCGTTCCGGAGCTACATGCAGCCGCTGGTCGTGATGTCAGCGGTGCCGTTCGGCGTCGTCGGGGCGATCCTGGGTCACCTCATCATGGGCTTCGAACTCAGCATGGTGAGCGCCTTCGGCATCATCGCCCTGTCAGGGATCGTGGTGAACGACTCCCTCGTACTCGTAGACTCGGTAAATCGATGCAGGGCCGACGGGATGGGTCTAGTGGAGGCTGTCATGGCGGGGAGCGCACGGCGCGTCCGGCCGATTCTACTTACTTCTCTCACGACGTTCATCGGCTTGGCTCCCATGATCGTCGAGCAGTCCTCAGCTGCACGCTTCCTGGTTCCCATGGCGATTAGCCTCGGATTCGGGGCCTTGTTCGTGACGGTAATCGCGCTCCTAGTCGTGCCCGCCCTCTACGTTATCGTGGAGGATCTGCGCGCTTGGGCCTCGTCTCCCGCCGTGGTCAGGGAGCACAGTCAGGTAGCAGCCGGGGCGGACTGA